In the genome of Thermococcus sp., the window CCACGAGCAGATGATACAGGCATTCAACAAGGCCGACGAGGTCAAGAAGGAAGCCGATGAGTACCACGCCAAGGTCGTCGAGCTCCGCGAGAAGGTCAGAGAAGTCAGAAGGCAGCTCCGCGAGCTGGAGAGGAAGATAAGGGAGTATGACGAAAAGCATAAGGAGCTCATAGCATATCGCCTCGTCGCTAGGATGAGGGCAAAGAGGGATGCCAACTTCGAGAAGGCCGTTGAGGCCCTTGAGAAGTTCAAGAGGGGCGAGAAGCTTACACTTGATGAACTGCTCCTCCTCCAGAGGTACAACCTCGTCTGAGGCCTGACCATGGAGGTACTCAAACACGAGGGCCCCGGAAGGCTCGGGCTAGTCCGCCTTGGAGAGTACTCCTTCAGGACGCCCGCGTTGGTAGGGGTAGACTTCACGCTCTCCCCCTTCAACTCCTTCTTCCACCCGGACGAACCCGGTAACTACGACTTTAATCTAGCACCCTCAATACCCCTCGGCTTCTACACGCCCGAGGATGTTATAGAAAAGGCCATAGGCAGGCTCTGGAGCGTGAACTACGAGGGATTTAACGCCTTTTACCTGCCGGCTTTGAGGAGAACCGAGTATTTAGGGGAATTCTTCAAGATAATCGAGAGGTACGGCTTTGAGGCGGTCTACCTCGGCAACTCCAAGATTCTGGTTAAGGAGTACCGTTACTTCGTTAAAATCCTGCGCGAGTTAAGGGAGAGGTTCCCCAACGTTATGATAATAGCCGACCTTGAGCCCTTCTTCTATCCTCTCGCCGTTTACCTCGGCGTTGATGCATTTGATACGCGCTCGCTAAAGCTCTACGACTTCGAGGGCAAAGGCTTCACCCAGTTCAGCCCCTTCATCTGGAGTAAAGAGCCGAACTCCCTCGACTTCGCGAGGGAAACCATTCTACTCGTTAGAAAATCCCTCGAAGAGGGAAAGCTCCGCTATCTTGTTGAGAACTTCTTCCACACCCAGTACCACGCTGGAATACTCCGCATAGCCGATTTGGAGCAAGCTGATTACCTCGAAAAGTACACGCCCATACAGAAGGAGACCGTCTACTTCATAAGCGACGCCTCGATAAGGAGGCCAGAGGTAAAGCGCTGGCATTCTCGCGTTATCGAGCGCTTTGTCCCACCGAAGAACACCGAGTTGCTTCTCCTCTTCCCGTGCTCGGCTAAAAAGCCCTACTCCTTCTCCCGCTCCCACACCCTCTACAGGAAAGCTATGAAAGAGGCTTTAGGCTCGGGAATAAGCAGGATCCACGAGCTCATACTAACTTCGCCCTTCGGTGTCGTTCCAAGGGAGTGGGAGTGGTTAGCTAAATACGACATAGTGGTTACAGGCCACTGGAGCGAGGAGGAGATAAAACCTGCCGCCGAGCTTTTAGCCAAAACCCTCGAAAAGTACCCGAAGGAAGTCCCCATCATAGCGCACCTCGATGAGGCCTACGTTGAGATAGCCAAGCTTGCAGGCGAGCTGAGCGGAAGGGAAATAATCTTCACGGAAGTGAAGAAAGGTACGACGAGCAGGGAGAGCCTAAGGGCCCTTACCGACACCCTAAAGGAGTTCCAGCTTGAGGGGAGCAAGGAAGACAGAACCTACCGCTACTTCGAGAACATTAGGAAGGTCTTCGACTTCTACTTTGGCGCAGGCGCTGGAGAGGCGGTTCTTCCAGAAGACGGCCACGTCAAGGGCTCGAAGATGCTCCGCATTTTCGTTGACAACCAGCAGACAGGAACCTTCAGGGAAGGCGTTATAAGCGTCACGCCCTTCGGCATGCAGCGCATCTACGATGAGCTTAAGGCCTACTGGGTGAAGATTGACTTCGAGCTTAGGGGAGACGTTTTTGCGGTTGGCGTGAACGAGGCCGACGAAAGGATTCGCCCTGATGACATAGTCGGTGTTGTGAGAGACGATAGAGTTGTCGGTGTTGGGAAGGCGGTTCTGTCTGGAGAGGAGATGGTTAGGGCCAAGAAGGGAGTAGCCGTTAAGGTGAGGAAGAGAGCTTAAAATTTTAAAGACTCTTCCCCATTCTTCTACCATGCCCAAGCACTTCAAGCGCGGGGTGAAGAGGGAGCACCACTTTCTGAAGGGCCTTGAGAAGCCTTTAGAAGGGATAGCCAGAATTCCCGGTGTTAAAAAGGTCATCCCGGGCAGGATATATGCGAGCGATTCGAGGGGCTTTGAGATCAAGGTTTCCTGCGAGACAAAGACGGGGTTAAAGCTCATAGCAAAGAGTGACGGTTCCGTTCAGGAGGTCTTTCTTGTTGTGGATAGGGCCGATAGGGAAAGGGTTAGGGAGGAGATTGAGGGACTTTTTAGGAGTGAAAAAAGTTAAATTGATTCTGTGAAATACACCAACCATGCGGAACGAAGCAAGGCTCTTGTGGGAGCAGGCTCTGGAAGACCTGAAAACTGCAGAGGCTTTGATTGAGGTTAAAAGGTATTATGCCAGCGTGTTCTTTTCCCAACAGGCTGCGGAAAAGGCGTTGAAGGCCCTTTACATTGAATTAAAGAGAGACTTCCCTCCTAAAACCCACAGTCTTCTCAGGCTGGCCGACGAGCTGGAGATCAAAGATGAGGACATTATAGACGCCCTTCTTGACCTGAATCCGGAGTACATCGTGACGAGATACCCAGACGCTGCAAACGAAGTGCCCGCTAGGATTTACAACGAGAGAATGGCCGTTGAGCATCTTCAAAAGGCCAGGAAGGTGATCGAGTTTTGCAGGGAAAAGCTTGGACTTTGAAAGTTGCGAAGGTCATGAAGGAACATTATCCAGATGCAAGGATAGTTTTCTTCGGCTCCCGAATTAGGGGAGACTACCTCAAGGACAGCGATTATGATATCATCGTTGTCTCAAAGGCCTTCCGTGGAAAGCACTTCACCGAGAGATCGAGCGACGTTCTGAGACTCCTCTGGAAGGCGGGAATAATTGGAGACTTTGAGATTTTATGCTACACACCCGAGGAGTTCGAGAGGAAGAAAAAGAGGCTGGGGATTGTGAGAGAGGCCCTGAGGGAAGGGATTGTTATTTAATGCAATCAGACTTCCGCTGGTCTATCGGGCTGAATTTTTCCACTCTTAATCTACTATACCCTTCGGTGGAAGAGAAAATGCGGCGGTTGGTACTGATTGCTGCGGTTCTGGCCGTTCTAATCTTGGTCACAATTCCTAGCGTTGGGGCATGGGAGATTTACTATTTGACCATTGCATATAAGGATAAATACGGGGACTATGAGATAAAATTCAATCCTATCATTGACTCATCCAATTCAACATTGCCAGCGGATCTTCAGAGGATTGTAGAGAAAGCCTGCAAACCCGATAGAGCTATTGTGTTCGTGTTCCACGATAGAAAAAAGCCGCGGATTAAAGCCCTGTATGATCCAAACGGGCAACTATATGCCAAAGGAATCTCAGCTTACTATGAGATCAAGGGGGAAACTGGATACGATCCCGCAGTCCCCTGTCCCGACAGGAACCGTCCCGGCTACTGGACGATAGTCTTCAGCGATGGCACTTCCGTGAGGTTCTACGTGCCAGAGAAGACCCACGCCTTCAGCGTTCAGGCGATCTGCGGCCCGGAATTCTCGCTCTCCTCTCGCTGTTGCTGATTGGAATGTTGAGAAGAAAGAACCATAAAACGTAATCTTTCTTTTTATTCCTCGAACTCCAAGACAAGCCAGTGTCTGCTTCCCTTTAGTTTCATTGAGACTCTGTTTTTGCCCCCGACTACGCGAGAGGCGAAGGGTCTGAGTTCTTCCACAACACTCCTGTCCCTTCCCCTAAAGGTTATCTTCAGAGGAAGCTCACTTATCAGGAGCGCGTTCCCCCTGAGAAGGTAGTACTCCTTCCAGGGGCCCACTAACCGAAAACCGTGCTTTGATAAAATCCTGATAACCTCTTTTGGCATTATCTGGTAGAGCTTTAGCATGTTGGCACACCTATTCGTTTTGCGATTCTGTTGAACTCCCTCTCAAGGTTTGCCTGCTGAACCCGCCTGCATAAGTAATCAAAATCTATTTTGTCGGCAAATTTAAAAACTTCCTTTATATCGCTATAGTCTTTCCTTTCAAGGGACATCAGTTTAGTTACAATTAGGTCCTCCAGCGAAGGAAGGTAAAGGTTTCTGTAAACTCTTCTAGCCCTCCCTTGAAATTCCTCGTCAAGAAGTAGCATAGGAGTGTTTAGGTCAACCTCAAGGCCCCTTTTTGACTTCACAAGCAGACCCCATGATCTCCACTGAACCATGAATCCACGCTTTCTGAGCTCTTTGGTCAGGGTATCCCTCAACGTCTTTAGGTCCTCAACTGTTATCATCAAGTCGATGTCCTTCGTTGTTCTTGTTATGGCCCCGTACATCAGGAGGGCGCGGGCGCCTATGAGATACGCCCTAGCTCCAACTGCTTCAAGCACTTTAAGGATTTCCTCAAGCTCCTTGGGAACTTCCAACAGCCTCACCCCAAATCTCTCTTTCCCTCGAAGAACTCGATTAATTCCTCGTCGCTTATCTCCTCATCTGCCTCCGTATAGCCGAGCTCTCTCTTCTGGAGCTCTACCAGTCCCGGTGTGAGCAAGAGCTTCCCGTTCAGCTTTGGCACCGCGTAGTGGAGCGTTATCTCGCTGAACTCGTCGAGCTTTACCGTTGGGTTCTCCTCGTACTCTATCTCGTTGAGCCTTTTTCCGTCCGCTATGAGCTTCGCCACTATTGAGGCACCATCTATTGAGTACTGGGGCTTTCCAATGTGCCTGACCTTAACGCCCTCCATCTTCGACGTTATGAACTCCCTCGTTCTGCCCCTTGGAACCGCATCGCCGAGGATTCCGCCGACGACTATCACCGTATCCTCATCAATATCCTCTGGCCTGAGCTCCTCCTCCGCCTGAAGGTCAAGGACTATGAGCTTGGAGCGGTCGAAGGGGAACTTCGTTACGCTCTCGCTTATAACGCTCCCGAGCTTGGCCAGCTTCTCCCTCTCGTCCTCTCTCACGTTCGTGAATATTAGCTTATCCTTCCACCACTCTGCCACGTGACTGTACTCAAGCCAGAGCCAGTCGCTTATATCCTCAAGATGCTCTATCACAAGGTACGGCATGCTCCCACCGGGGAGCCGTTGGGTGAGGTTTTTAAAAGCCCTGCGGTAGTTTCTCCATGTCGTTCAGGGAGAAGTACGCGAGAATAGCCAGCCACTACGAGACGCTGGAGAGGCCACTCGACAGGTTCTTCTGCCCGCTGAGGAAAAGGGCCATCTCTTTCATCGAGGGGGAGAGAATTCTGGAGGTGGGCATCGGGGTCGGCAAGACCCTGAAGTACTACCCCAAGGACATCGAGCTATGCGGAGTAGATGCAGTTCCGGAGACCCTCAAGCTGGCCGAGGAAAAGGCCGACAAGCTGAAGCTTAATGCCTGCTTCCAAGTAGCTGACGTCGAGAATCTCCCCTTTCCGGACAACACCTTTGACACCGTCGTTTCCTCCTTCGTCTTCTGCACCGTACCTGAGCCGGAGAGGGGCTTGGCTGAGATAAGGCGCGTCCTCAAACCCGGCGGAAGGGCCATCTTCCTCGAACACACGAGAAGCGACTCAAGGCTTGTTGACTACCTTTTCCTCCTCCCGATGAAGCTCATCCTAAAGCCCCTTCTCGATGATGACCCCCCTAAGGAACACCCACGAGCTTGTAGAGAGGTTCTTCGAGCCGGAGCTTGTTGAGAGTTATTACAGGGGTGTAGTGAGGCTGATTGTAGCGAGAAAGCCGGGATAAAATTTTTAAAGAGGGCCCACTTACTAACGACCGGGTCGTGCGGTGGTAGTCTAGCCTGGTCTAGGACACCGGCCTCCCAAGCCGGTAACCCGGGTTCAAATCCCGGCCACCGCACCACACTTTTCTGGGTAAAGCTTTTAGCCTTCGGGGGGAACTTAAATTGGGAGGTGTTGTCATGGAGCCTCACGAGTTCAAGCTCAACGAGGAGGGCATAAAGGCCGTTCTTCCTCCCCTTGAGGCAGAGATTATGGAGCACATGTGGAAGGTCAAGGTGGCAACCGCCGGCCAGGTTTACGAGTACATGAAGAAGAAGCACCCCGACATAAGGCGCTCCACCGTGAGCATACTGATGAACAGGCTCTGCGAGCGCGGTCTTCTCAAGAGGCGCGTCGAGAGGGGAAGGGGCGGGATGAGGTACGTCTACTCGATAACGACAACAAGGGAGGAGTTCGAGGAGAAAGTGGTCCAGAGCATACTCGATGCCCTCATGCAGAACTTCAGGGAGGCAACGTACGCATACCTCTCAAAGATCAAGAAGTGATGGGATATGCTGTACGCCGTGATACCCCTTGAGGCAATCCTGATACTCTACGCGCTGGGGAGGTCTGGCCTCGCCCTCATCCTGGGGGTATCCTTCACGCTTGCAATAATCTACCTCTGGTCTTCGAGGCACAGGTTCGGCGATGAGTTAATGCCACTGGAGAGAAGGGAGTTCCCCTGGCTCTACGACGGCATAGCCGAGCTCGCCGAGAGGGCGGGTATTGTTATGCCGAAGGTTTACCTCCTCGATGATTACATACCCAACGCCTACTCCTTCGGTAACACGATAGTTCTCTCGCTGGGCCTCTTCGAAGTCCTCGACAGGGACGAGGTTCTGGCGGTCGCTGCCCATGAGCTCGGCCACATAAAGAACGGGGACACGATGCTCTTTCCGGTGGTTACCTACGGGAGATATCTCTTCGCCGTGACGACGTTGGTTCTTCTGGCCCTGGGCTCAAACTTTGTGAGACTCCTGGCACTACTCCTCTACATCGGCTACGAAGTCGAGAGAAGCTCCTTTATGAAGGGCAGGGAGTTCAAGGCCGACGAGACGGCGCTGAGGCTGTTGAAGGTGCCCATGAGCCTCAGGAAGGCCCTTGAGGAGCTGAAGTACTACGAAGACCTGAGGGAAACCGTAAAGGTCAGCGGTGTCCCGAGCATAGAGCCGGGCATAGAGAGGGAGAAGAAGTTCACGTTCATCCCAGAGACCCACCCAACGTATGAGGAGAGGATATGGCGCATAACCTATGAGATGAACCAGCTTGCGAACAGGAACCTGCAGTGATGGGTATGGGAGTAGAGATAGTGCTAGACGAGGAGAAGGCGGAGAGGATAAAGCGGGTCAGACCAACGAAGGACGAGTACTTCATGCTCATAGCAAAGCTAGTCTCTCTGAGAGCAACCTGTCCGCGTCTGAGAGTTGGTGCGGTGGCAGTCAAAGACGGCTACATTCTGGCGACTGGATATAACGGTGCACCAAGGGGAATGGACCACTGCATAGACGTTGGCTGTCTCATAGTTGACGGCCACTGCCACAGGGCTGTCCATGCGGAGCAGAACGTCATAGCGATGGCGGCTAGGAAGGGCATAAGCCTTGAGGGAGCGACGCTCTACGTTACCCACTTTCCCTGTGACACCTGCTTTAAACTTCTAGTCAACGCTGGCATAAAGGAGATCGTCTACGAGGAGATGTACCCCAACGAGGCCACAGAGATACTCCTGAAGGAGGCACAGGAGAAGGGAATAATAAAGATAAGGCAGTTCAAGCTCCCAAAGGAGCGCGTGAGGCTCTTCCTTGAGGAGCTCTTCGGCGAGGACTTCTAACCTTTCTCCTCAAGCTTTTTGAGCCTCTCGTTTATCTCCTCAAGCTCTATCGCTATCTTCCTTGTCAGCTCGGTTATCTCCCTCTCGGTCCTGTCAACGGCAAGATAAACCTTAAACAGCAGGAGGTAGGAGAGGCCTATCGCCACTATGAAGAGGGCATCGAGACCCCTTCCGAGGCCAAGGATAGTCTTTATGAAGTTGGCCAGCTCGATTGGGAAGAGGGCTATGACAAGAAGAACCCCGAGCAGAACCTCCCAGAAAATAAGGTCGCCCCATTCGAGCTCTCTTTTCCCGTATTTCCCGATGACGTAGAGCATCAAACCGGCGGTAACGATGATCGCTATGTACTGCACGGCGTACATGGGCATCACCTCAACTTGTCAAACAGCAGGTTGAGGGCAATCTTAATCCCCTCAAATATGTTGGTGCCCTTCTTCATGGAGTATTCGGTGTAAACGGCCCTTATGGGAACCTCGACGATCCTGCATCCTGCCTTGGAGGCCTCGATGATTATCTCGCTCGAAACGGCGTAGCGGTCGCAGGTTATCCTTATCTTGGACAGGCACTCGCCGCTCAGGCACCTGAGCCCGCTCTGACTGTCGCTGACGTACTTCCCGGCGAAGATTGCAGTCACGAAGTCGAGAACGAAGTTGCCGAACCTCTTGACGAAGGGCATCTCGCTCGTGTCACCCTTGAGCCTTGAGCCGACGGCGAAGTCCGCCCTGCCCTCAGCAACCGGCCTCATAACGCGGAGCGCATCCTCAACGAGGTGCTGGCCGTCGGCGTCGAAGGTTAGCACAATTTTCGCCCCCCTCCTCAGGGCGTAGGCGAAGCCGGTCCCAAGTGCACCGCCCAGCCCCCTGTTGACGAGATGCCTAAGAACGTGGACGCCGTAGGACCTCGCTATCTCCTCAGTCCTATCTCTGGAGCCGTCGTTTACGACAACAACCTCATCACGCCTGAAGTACTTCAGGAGCTCCTCAAGGACAGAGCCTATGGTTTTCTCCTCGTTGTACGCCGGAACAACAACGTAGCTTGAGAAGAGCCTTTCGAGGAGGGCCTTCAGCTTCGGCAGGTTCTCCACCTCGAAGTCGGGTTCCGCCTCGACCTGGAAGCTCATCCTTCCGGCGTTGTGGCCCGTTACCAGAACCGTTAGGGCGCCAACTTCTCTCGCCGGAATCACGTCGTAGCCGTGGTCGCCTATGACGAGGGTCTTCTCCGGCGGAACACCGAGGGAGGAGATAATCCTCCTCAGCTGGCCGGCACTGGGCTTCAGTTCCTCCGGAGGGACATCGTCCCTTGTGGAGATTATGTCGAAGTAGCCGATTAGACCGTTCATCTCAAGGGCTTTAACGGCGGCACTTCTGGAACTCCTCGTCATGATGGCGAGCTTCACGCCCCTATTCTTCAGGAATTCGAGGAGCTCAGTGGCCCCTTCAAAGGGGAAGCTCTCCTCCATCCTTTCTGTCTCCAGTCCAACGAGGATTGAATAAAGCTCCTCGAAAGGTATCCCCGTTTCCCTCGAAATCCTCAGGAGACCCTCATACATTGGGGTTAGGTCACCAACGACTTTCTCATCTATTCCCATTCCGATGAGCCTCTTCCTGAGCTCTTCCTTTATCTCGCTGAAGGGCCTTTTGGCCCCGATGAGGGTGCCATCGAGGTCGAAGACGGCCAGCCTTATATCCATGCTATCACCGAAGGGTTTATTTTTGGTGAGACCAAGGTGCCTTGGTGTCAGAGATGCTTGGAACGGCTTTCTTTATAGCTTTAATCCTCTCGGTCACGCTGACGCCCTACGTGGCCGGGCTCATGAAAAAGGCCGGTGTTGTGGGGCGGGATATCCATAAGCTTGAACAGCCCGAGGTTCCCGAAATGGGGGGCCTCGCTGTGGTAATGTCAGTTGCCCTCGCCACGTCATTAGTCGGTGTTGATGGCGTACCCGTTATTATCTTCCTCCTCTTCGCCCTCATCGGTGTTCTCGATGATCTTACGGCCCTAAAGCAGTTCCACAAGGTTCTACTGTCAATCCTAGTGGCCCTTCCGGTGGCACTCGTAAAGGTCCCGGATTGGGTGAGCTTTCCCGGTTATGCCATCAACCTCAGTGTGCTGTATCCCCTCTTCGCCATCCTCTTCGTTGTCGGCTCGGCAAACCTCGTGAACATGCTGGCCGGCTTCAACGGCCTTGAGGCCGGGACGAGTGCCATAGCCCTCGCCTTTCTGGCCCTAATAACCGGGGGCACCGCGAGGGAGTTAGCGCTCGCCGGCCTTGGGGCGTCCCTCGGGTTTCTACTCTGGAACAGGTATCCAGCGAGGGTCTTTCCCGGCGATACGGGAACACTTTCACTGGGGGCCCTCATAGGGCTCGTGGGAATCCTTGGAAAGGTCGAGTTCTACGCCGGCCTGCTCCTCATCCCCCATTTCATGGACTTCACGATAAAAGCAATAGGGGTGCGCTTCGGTGTCAGGAAGCACGGGCGCACCGAAGTTTTGCCGGATGGAACCCTTAAGGCCCCGCCTTACCCGAGCTTCCTCGGGCTGATAATGAGAAAAATCAGGGTGAACGAGCCGAAGCTCGTCGCGATGGTCTGGCTCATTGAGCTTTCCCTTGGTCTTCTCGTCCTCTTTCTGACTCGATTACCTTGACCATCCCGAAGCCATACCTCGTTTTTTCTCCAAAGCCGTTCTCGTAGCCGAGCTTCGCTATCTCCTCGGAGCCGGAATACCTGAAAACCATGAGGGAGCCCCGGTAGTAGACGTTCCTGACGAGTATCCTGACGGGCTTGAACTTTATGACCTCGATTCTGAAGTCCTTGTTGGGTGGCATCTCACCGTAGAGGGTAGAGTACCTGAGGAGCATCACCTTGCGGAGCTTGTCCTGGAACATGGGGTCGTCGGGATATAGATCCCATACCTTCATCTTCCCGTCCACGAGCCTGACCGTCCTCACGAGGATGGGGCTGAGGGTGGAAAAGAGGGAATTGCCCTTAAGCTTTGGCTCCCTGAGGACTCTAACGTCCTCCGCTATAAAGGTCGCGTCCTCTATTCTAAGCGTTGGGCTGTCTATGAAGCCCTCGCTTATGGCCTTTATGACCTCCGGCGAGTGAGACGAGACGTAGAGGGAAACGTCATCCGAGAGAACCCTGATGCCCCTCTCCGGTACTATCTCCCTCTTCCTTATCATTATCCTAGAGAAGGTGAAGTAGTCAACCTGACTCGCCTCGACTTCTCTTGCAAGCTCGGGGGATACTATGCTTATCTTCTCAAGGAGCTGGGTGTAAACGTCGTAGTTATAGTTAAACGGCAGAAGTGTGTCATCTTCAGCGGGCCTAAGTTTAATCTCCACTCTCATTCCACCACCCCATGTTCTACACTATACCCTAGTAAGTATCGAAAGTTAATAAGAATTTCGCGATTGATTGGACAGGATGTTAACCCGGAAGTGGATAGAGTTAAAAAGGCTCCAATATTAATCTAGTTAGGTGAGAGACATGAGCATCGAGGATGCAAATTTCAACGAGGGTTACGATGACTACATCACCTTCCTGAAGAGGCGAATAAGACAGCTTGAACTCCAGGTCAGAACCCTGGAAGCGGACAAGGAGAGGCTTGAGAGAGAGCTCTCTCGCCTAAGGATGGAGATGTCGAGGCTCAGACAGCCACCGGCCTTCGCCGGAACGGTTATAGAGCTACTCGACGATGACAGGGCCATAGTGCAGAACTACAACGGGCCACGCTTCGTCGTGAGGATAGCCCCCTGGGTGGAACGCGACAAGCTCAAGCCCGGTTCGAGAGTTGCCCTCGACCAGAGGACAATGGCCGTCGTTGAGATACTCCCGAGCGAGAAGGACCCGAGCGTTCTGGGCTTCGAGGTCATAGAGAGGCCAAACGTGACATACAAC includes:
- the arcS gene encoding archaeosine synthase subunit alpha, whose product is MEVLKHEGPGRLGLVRLGEYSFRTPALVGVDFTLSPFNSFFHPDEPGNYDFNLAPSIPLGFYTPEDVIEKAIGRLWSVNYEGFNAFYLPALRRTEYLGEFFKIIERYGFEAVYLGNSKILVKEYRYFVKILRELRERFPNVMIIADLEPFFYPLAVYLGVDAFDTRSLKLYDFEGKGFTQFSPFIWSKEPNSLDFARETILLVRKSLEEGKLRYLVENFFHTQYHAGILRIADLEQADYLEKYTPIQKETVYFISDASIRRPEVKRWHSRVIERFVPPKNTELLLLFPCSAKKPYSFSRSHTLYRKAMKEALGSGISRIHELILTSPFGVVPREWEWLAKYDIVVTGHWSEEEIKPAAELLAKTLEKYPKEVPIIAHLDEAYVEIAKLAGELSGREIIFTEVKKGTTSRESLRALTDTLKEFQLEGSKEDRTYRYFENIRKVFDFYFGAGAGEAVLPEDGHVKGSKMLRIFVDNQQTGTFREGVISVTPFGMQRIYDELKAYWVKIDFELRGDVFAVGVNEADERIRPDDIVGVVRDDRVVGVGKAVLSGEEMVRAKKGVAVKVRKRA
- a CDS encoding DUF2103 domain-containing protein; translated protein: MPKHFKRGVKREHHFLKGLEKPLEGIARIPGVKKVIPGRIYASDSRGFEIKVSCETKTGLKLIAKSDGSVQEVFLVVDRADRERVREEIEGLFRSEKS
- a CDS encoding HEPN domain-containing protein — translated: MRNEARLLWEQALEDLKTAEALIEVKRYYASVFFSQQAAEKALKALYIELKRDFPPKTHSLLRLADELEIKDEDIIDALLDLNPEYIVTRYPDAANEVPARIYNERMAVEHLQKARKVIEFCREKLGL
- a CDS encoding nucleotidyltransferase domain-containing protein, which codes for MKVAKVMKEHYPDARIVFFGSRIRGDYLKDSDYDIIVVSKAFRGKHFTERSSDVLRLLWKAGIIGDFEILCYTPEEFERKKKRLGIVREALREGIVI
- a CDS encoding nucleotidyltransferase, which translates into the protein MRLLEVPKELEEILKVLEAVGARAYLIGARALLMYGAITRTTKDIDLMITVEDLKTLRDTLTKELRKRGFMVQWRSWGLLVKSKRGLEVDLNTPMLLLDEEFQGRARRVYRNLYLPSLEDLIVTKLMSLERKDYSDIKEVFKFADKIDFDYLCRRVQQANLEREFNRIAKRIGVPTC
- a CDS encoding methyltransferase domain-containing protein, which codes for MSFREKYARIASHYETLERPLDRFFCPLRKRAISFIEGERILEVGIGVGKTLKYYPKDIELCGVDAVPETLKLAEEKADKLKLNACFQVADVENLPFPDNTFDTVVSSFVFCTVPEPERGLAEIRRVLKPGGRAIFLEHTRSDSRLVDYLFLLPMKLILKPLLDDDPPKEHPRACREVLRAGAC
- a CDS encoding BlaI/MecI/CopY family transcriptional regulator, coding for MEPHEFKLNEEGIKAVLPPLEAEIMEHMWKVKVATAGQVYEYMKKKHPDIRRSTVSILMNRLCERGLLKRRVERGRGGMRYVYSITTTREEFEEKVVQSILDALMQNFREATYAYLSKIKK
- a CDS encoding M48 family metallopeptidase; the protein is MLYAVIPLEAILILYALGRSGLALILGVSFTLAIIYLWSSRHRFGDELMPLERREFPWLYDGIAELAERAGIVMPKVYLLDDYIPNAYSFGNTIVLSLGLFEVLDRDEVLAVAAHELGHIKNGDTMLFPVVTYGRYLFAVTTLVLLALGSNFVRLLALLLYIGYEVERSSFMKGREFKADETALRLLKVPMSLRKALEELKYYEDLRETVKVSGVPSIEPGIEREKKFTFIPETHPTYEERIWRITYEMNQLANRNLQ
- a CDS encoding cytidine/deoxycytidylate deaminase family protein yields the protein MGVEIVLDEEKAERIKRVRPTKDEYFMLIAKLVSLRATCPRLRVGAVAVKDGYILATGYNGAPRGMDHCIDVGCLIVDGHCHRAVHAEQNVIAMAARKGISLEGATLYVTHFPCDTCFKLLVNAGIKEIVYEEMYPNEATEILLKEAQEKGIIKIRQFKLPKERVRLFLEELFGEDF
- a CDS encoding DUF2304 family protein, whose amino-acid sequence is MYAVQYIAIIVTAGLMLYVIGKYGKRELEWGDLIFWEVLLGVLLVIALFPIELANFIKTILGLGRGLDALFIVAIGLSYLLLFKVYLAVDRTEREITELTRKIAIELEEINERLKKLEEKG
- a CDS encoding glycosyltransferase codes for the protein MDIRLAVFDLDGTLIGAKRPFSEIKEELRKRLIGMGIDEKVVGDLTPMYEGLLRISRETGIPFEELYSILVGLETERMEESFPFEGATELLEFLKNRGVKLAIMTRSSRSAAVKALEMNGLIGYFDIISTRDDVPPEELKPSAGQLRRIISSLGVPPEKTLVIGDHGYDVIPAREVGALTVLVTGHNAGRMSFQVEAEPDFEVENLPKLKALLERLFSSYVVVPAYNEEKTIGSVLEELLKYFRRDEVVVVNDGSRDRTEEIARSYGVHVLRHLVNRGLGGALGTGFAYALRRGAKIVLTFDADGQHLVEDALRVMRPVAEGRADFAVGSRLKGDTSEMPFVKRFGNFVLDFVTAIFAGKYVSDSQSGLRCLSGECLSKIRITCDRYAVSSEIIIEASKAGCRIVEVPIRAVYTEYSMKKGTNIFEGIKIALNLLFDKLR
- a CDS encoding glycosyltransferase 4 family protein: MLGTAFFIALILSVTLTPYVAGLMKKAGVVGRDIHKLEQPEVPEMGGLAVVMSVALATSLVGVDGVPVIIFLLFALIGVLDDLTALKQFHKVLLSILVALPVALVKVPDWVSFPGYAINLSVLYPLFAILFVVGSANLVNMLAGFNGLEAGTSAIALAFLALITGGTARELALAGLGASLGFLLWNRYPARVFPGDTGTLSLGALIGLVGILGKVEFYAGLLLIPHFMDFTIKAIGVRFGVRKHGRTEVLPDGTLKAPPYPSFLGLIMRKIRVNEPKLVAMVWLIELSLGLLVLFLTRLP
- the cas6 gene encoding CRISPR-associated endoribonuclease Cas6; the protein is MRVEIKLRPAEDDTLLPFNYNYDVYTQLLEKISIVSPELAREVEASQVDYFTFSRIMIRKREIVPERGIRVLSDDVSLYVSSHSPEVIKAISEGFIDSPTLRIEDATFIAEDVRVLREPKLKGNSLFSTLSPILVRTVRLVDGKMKVWDLYPDDPMFQDKLRKVMLLRYSTLYGEMPPNKDFRIEVIKFKPVRILVRNVYYRGSLMVFRYSGSEEIAKLGYENGFGEKTRYGFGMVKVIESERGREDQGKAQ